gatatacACAATCAATGGAGTCATGcgtcttacacttaagcacaaaaggtgagatttacttactttaggtccttagcttattttaaaactgctcaccaagagtcaatcaatcaaatccatacaaatcctattcaaggcacatcatttattaaattctataaaatcgtaaatatacactattgatagtgtatattaacaataccagaaactatataaatgataataataattattatcaatgtaatacaaataactcttcatataaaaccatacTTTAAACATTGCTCATAAAATAATGTACTCtcatgattataataataataataataacaacaacaacaacaataataattatcgtctataaataaacttatttcaatattaataacaaaatacatcaataacaatacgtatgtgaatgtatatattcaaatagtcattttataaaagaaatcatatttttaacataaaattgtaataatcgatataatgataataatataaatataaatatttatattattattaattagtcataatatcaatcccagtgatataataaatatactttctctaAAATTcgctggtcttacaaatatcaataactgtaagaaactaatatttgatattattttaatattcaaatattaacaaaatattaatatacaataataattgttaaataataggtttactataaatcacacttttcatatatatatatatatatatatatattacatgaaactttattcttgatttacttaacaaaacaataacaataataattaaaattaaaattaattaatcataataatttccatattaatggaaaatcaattaaatatgtatttttataatttatttaatatctaatattttctagaaaattggatagcacaacgactataaaatggacaatcccaaaatcaaaacctgtatcagaaatacatataatcacagatagccagtataattacagaaaaatatttaatatatcaataatatataattatatactataaatacacataataaaaattactctaatcaataacaatataggtcaaagaatTTATACCACAaagatcgggttccacaacaagtcaaacgatgattttctgaaactcaaaacgaacttcggaacctcgaacactaagtttcgactgTCGGTCTATGGTGgatcgtggtgggcccaccacctaactatggtagatgtaggaacaatttatttggttttgaagcccacaacacgagggacacgatggtggtgacagaTCAGCAAACGGATGctcgaggtggccgaatcgcaactttgaagtcgcagggtggccgaacttaaattgatcggttgaggtgtttaatcggcgagtgagctctagattctcgCGTAGTCGATAGTTcagaggcctctgaatccaacggtctgACGCGTGGCTATATGTGGCGGCCGGAAAGTGGTCGTTCGTCGTTGGCAACAGTAACACACaaagaggaaaaaaaaagagaaagaaagaggaagagaaggggagagagaaagagaatatctttttttttctgaGGACAGAGAGAGAAAGGCTACGAGTAAAAGGCTGAAGCCCTctcttttttttaaattacacttggactcgaaatattaaaattcttttcaaataagccctttagcaaaactttcttaattttgtaaaaatccccaaataaaattatatgacatttgggtccaatacttgactactcaagtttctctctctttaatctcgttaataacataaaatcatattttaaacactatttttccattactatttcttaaatttgtaaacttgtacattttatgtattgaaactctgatttataataaaaaaatgtattatgaaaatgttggatattacaaacACAATCCCATAACATTATCAACACTaaaccagcaacaaaacccaagctcaaactcactcaaaaccccaccaaaaattcaaatccaaaaccttgagcttcaaagctcaagaacacctaaaACCAAAACAGAATTCAATTAAAAACAGAGTTTatagcttacctcaactgtgaatTCCACCTCTTAGCTGCAGCTAATCAAATTCTAGAccccaagccttcaattcccaagccttAGCTTCTAAAATTCTCTAGTTTCCTCCAAAAATCAGaccaagatagagagagagagagagagagagagagagagaaacgtaAGGGGAGAGAGAGAGTTGATTGTGTTGTTCTGTTTTTGGGGTTTCTTGTTGCTGAAGGAGCTAGTAGCTAAGTCACTATTTTTGGCACAAATGACCCAAATGCCCCTTTGCTCTAAGCTTACTCATCACATGCCTTCAAGGGTACTTTGGTCTTTTGTCACatatcctgttaatcataatcAACGCCTTATAATTACTGTTACTtcaaatatcctcaaataattaccaaattatttcccattacccgatcaatcccggtaatgtactaaattactcctaggctcaccccgagcctggtatttgaccccgttatgactaaactgctaacttgctccctaggatcgcctcttgctgaataactaaaatatatccaaataataatgtggtctcaatccatatacacacaaatatacaactatgcccatcaacgagccaaaattactaaaatgccattctaataagaaacaaccccacatgcatgcaaatacaatcTTATAATAACACAACTCACATTatcatgcatattatcacataataatacaataaactaGTTAttgccatcatggccccctaatcaaggcactaagccttattagggaatttgggacattatagtcaaGTCTTTGCGTGATGATGAGTTACACTTCTTGATGGGCCCAAACTCACTTTGTAAGTTTGGGGTGCATGAGTTTGCCCTTATGAATAGACTGTATTGCTCTTGTTCACCACTTGTTGCTGACATTTAACCTCGCTTAACGTCCTCCAGTATCATCGATAGATATTTTGATGTGGAACCTAAGAAAGACATTAGGTTCTTTATGTTGGAATGAGCATTTATCATGTGCCATGTACCATGTACCTGAGGATCGTTCAAGCACGAGTTGGTTTATTTTTTGGAGGGGATACTATTGGCCGCCGAGACCGATAATGTTATTTGGCGAGATTCACTGTTGATGGTGGAGgatttagagtatttttacaagtatttatgGGGATCTTTCATTCAATACAACTGTGAAATAATTCAGCAGAGATATGAAAGCACTTGGTGCTACAATACTAGCTAAGAAGGTAAGAAGACCAATGAGGAGGAATCTTCTAAGCGTGTGCATGTGGAGTCAAAGTACACCTGCAAGGGATATCCACCAGCCTTGCATTATTGGGCTTATGAGACCATTCTCGATTTGTAGAAGGAATACGCCAAGCCCTGTGGATTCAAGTTCCCTAGGATGCTACAATGGGAGAGCATACGCCAGCCGAAGCATATGCACGTGAAGGATATACTTGGGAAGAAACGTGtaagttattttaaatttaaaaaatctaaaaaaactTTTTCCATATACCAATCAAATTCAGGAGTTTTTAACCTTCTTGTTTTATTTCCATTACAGGtgtcatgcatttctatcctCAGGCCTTGACCAGACGAATGAGAATTCTTCGCAACTATATATGTCAGGATAGAAGGGGATGCTCCTAGGTATGCGATGCTGGGGGATATGATCCAGCCTGCGCCTGAGGAAGGAAGACCCTTTGATCTTGAGGCAGAGGCTGTTGCGATAGCTGAAATTTCCATGGAGGCTAGCATATTTATGGAGGACTCCACGACAGAGGCTGCTCCTGATACTACTGCACAACCTGGTGCGATCCTTGCTCCTGGGGCTTATGAGGCTATGTTGGGTGAGATGGCCAGACTATCAGGTGCAGTGGACGAGATTAAGGCCACTCTAGGTACCATGCTTAAGAATCGAGAAATTATATTAGAGAAGTCGAGCACACTTGGTATACCTAGTCCTGTACCTACTCGATCAGAGGACGTATCCTATGACATCCTCCCCACATGGTACAAGCCTCCTGTTGGAGAAGCTACACCTCCTCAGCCAGTGCAAACGATCCTAGGTACTACTAATCTATGAGTACATTTTTTTAAATGAGGTAGATTGTATATTAATTGCTTTGTTACAATTAAACGCACTAGCAGGAGACAACTAAGGTACAGAGACTATACTCCAACAACCAAGCGTCCAAAATTTAAAGACCCAGTGTAGATCAATCCTTTAAAGGAGTTGGATCAAGATATGTTGACAAATTTTAACCGATGGGTTCTCGGTGAGATTAACAAGAACAGACTGAGGAAGTTGGAAAGTTGTGATGGCACCCTTGTATGGTTTCTGAAGTTCAAAGTGGCAAAAGAATGGTTGGTAGAAATTGTAAGTCTTTTATATTCATTGTTAACACATCCATCTCATTTTAACCAAACTCTATATTAACGAGATTCTATTTTTTGCAGCACCTCAATGCAACATGTTATCTGCTACGGAGACGTCTCATTGAGTTGCCAAAGATGTACCCTGAAAGTCCTGATCGTTGATTTGCCTTTGCACAATATATTCCTGCTAGATATGATGAGTACAAGAAGAGCCCCAAAACATACACGTGGGATGAGGACGTCCTTCAGTTCACGAGAGGAGACAAGAACAAATTTAAGAGGCCATGGGAATAATGCACCAAGATCTACTTCCACTGGTGCTTAAAAGGTAATCATTGAGTACTTTGTGAGATAAATTTGACAGATTGGATGATCATTATTTTTTACTCAGACCACTCCAACGTTAGCAATGATGAGTTGAACACTTTGATGGAGCCTTGGGTTAAAATGCTTCCATCTTTACTCAATGCTTCTGAAATGTTTAAAGAACACCCACGGTTGAAGATATCTAGACCGAAGATTGTCATTCAAGACTTTGATTGGCTGCGCCTATCGAGGGATATGGTCCCACAATCTAGATCTTGGTATTTAGATGTACTAACTTTAGTGTTGCATAAccttgtttttctttaatttaaaaaaaactcaGAAAATTTGATCTATTGATTTCAGCGAAGATTGTGGTGTATTCGTGATCAAGCACTTGGAGTTTGTTCTTGGAGATGTTCCCCTATCACAAGCGATTGACAACCACATCCAATACTTTAGGGATAATTATGCATAGATATTTTTTATGAGAATGTGTATCCTTGAACTTTCAATACTGTTAGAACACTAATTTTGATTTCTGCATCGCAGTGTATATAAACGATGCAAAATCAATGCTATATCGATGGTTTGTCGATGCTAACTACGTGTAACCAAACTGTGTTATATAATACACGATGCAGATGCGGCGGAGAATCAATGCCATTGCGATGCTTTTGACTTAAACACTTGAATTTAAAACTGAAAATAAATCGATGCCACTTTGATGTAGGATCGATGGTTATCGATGATAAAAGACTTAAACAATATATTCAACACTAATGAGATGCCATTTTGATGATAAATCAATGCTAATTTGATGATGATTCCATTTCCaaacataaatataataatttcgATGCTATCGATGGAAAACAGACATGAATAGAGGACTATCACACGATGCTATATCGATGCTAAATCGATGCTTCCCAACATTTAAAATAACAAACTCCATTTCAATAATAattcgatgccatttcgatgctaAAGGAATTTTTATATGACAAATTAAAAGTCTAACAAAGTCCATTATTACACTAATTAAAAGTCTAACAAAGTCTAGTAGTACACAAATTAAAAGTCTAACAAAGTATATTATTACACAAATTAAAAGTCTAACAAAGTCCTCATAAATTTCAAACTCGAACTTTACAAGTTGCCCCATTATGGCCCCGACCTCCACATGTGCTGCATTTGCGTTCTACAATCAATTTTTCTCCATTGGAAGGATGGCACTTCTTCTTCGgcctaccttgtttcttctttggacgaccaacTAGATTTTTTTGAGCGGGTGTTCTCACTTTCATTATCTTGATGTCATGTGGAACAATCCACTCTTTCTTGTTACCACAAGGGTATATAGTTTCTATATAAGATGACCTCCATGTCTTAATTTTATAGTAATCTGAACGCAGAGAATAAAAGTTGACCCCTCTCTTAAGGGATCCAAATAGTGCATGAACACATAGAATGCCAATGGGCTAAAACACACCACATGTGCATGTCTTATTCAGGAGGTCGACTTCACCATTTAACTCATCATCTAACACATGGAACTCTACTGCATAAGGGATCAAGAATCGATCTTTCTCAGCCATGTCCACCAAATCACTCTCGTATGTCAGTGCAAGAGTTGTAGTAGTCTTCTCGCTACTTTCTCTCCTATCACAGAACAAGGACTGAAGTGTGAAAGGAATAAATTTGACGAATGTAGTTATCGGAAAGCTCATTGCATCTCAGGTCTTGTTGTTGAAACTTTTGACGtaattgcttgtcattatattgtacCTAGTATTCAAAAAAACTAACAATTAATAATTATGTACatttaaaagatttaataaattaaattacaaTTCACAATTATATACATTTTTCCAAGAGAGTAAGCTTGGGGCCACTTATCAAAACCAATGCCTTCTAGGTATTGAGCTATAGGTGggtcttttgatttgattttgttgAAGTGAGTGTGGAACTCAGATTTCCTAAAAGCACATGTCACATTATACATCTCTTTATGACAATGATCAGTCTTGAATTCAGCAATCACATTCAtactaatgtggtggtagcaagcACCATGATATGCATCAGGGAAAATAATGTCCAAGGCATGTGTAATATTAGCATGCCTGTCAAATACAAATGCTAGGTCATCAACTTCCCCAATCACTTCCTTTAGCTTTGACATGAAATATGTCCAAGATTCATGATTTTCACTATCCACAATTCCAAAATGCATTTGGATACAAATGGTTATTTGCATCCAAAGCGACTGCACATAACATCTGCCCATTGTATTTTGTCTTTAAAAAAGTGTCATCCACACATAACACATGACGACATGTAAGAAACCCTATTTTACTAACTCCAAGtgagaaaaataaatatttgaaccGATCATCCTCAGTGACAAATTCTGTCAACGTACTAGGATTTTTCTGTTGAAGCATGAAAAAATACGATGGTAACTTCTGATAAGATGATTCAAGTGTCCCCCTAACCAATGTAAGAGCCTTCTTTCGAcatctccaagcttttccatatgATAGCTCAATGCCATTATCATTCTTTATGTCTTctcttatgttgttttccatgtacgCATTCGATCTAGTCTGATATTTTGTTTTTATGCAATGCCCAATAACCCAAGGTGCAACTTGGCGGTGGCCTTTATGTCAGAGTTCAAGTGAGCAAGTGTGTTTATTGGTGAAACGAGTTATCTTGAACATATCAGATTTAGGCATTCTTTTCCCCCTTGATCTCCACCAACAAttaggatccttgcaggtaatatACCAAACTTCATTACCTGACTTCTTCACTACAAACTCGAAATTCTACTTCATGGCATACAAGTGGGCCTTCATCTTCAACTCTAACTTGTTCTCAAAAACCTTCCCAACTTCTATTACACCACAACTCACTCTAGATGACGTGGGGATAACATAAGAGGGGCATGAAATATATTCAACAGTATATGTCAAAGAAATCCATCTATTTCTATCGTCTTGTGTAGTTGGATGACTACTCCCTGAGCCAGGAGTCCTGCGTCCTTGACTTTCTTGAAGTCTTGGCTCAGGTCGTACATTACCATTATCCACTTGCTCCACATGTAGCATGGGAATCGATCCTCAGAATTATCATCAAAATTACTGCAACTAGGTCGTCATTGACATAAGGCTCTTACTCA
The Humulus lupulus chromosome 6, drHumLupu1.1, whole genome shotgun sequence DNA segment above includes these coding regions:
- the LOC133785300 gene encoding uncharacterized protein LOC133785300, with amino-acid sequence MENNIREDIKNDNGIELSYGKAWRCRKKALTLVRGTLESSYQKLPSYFFMLQQKNPSTLTEFVTEDDRCYVQSLWMQITICIQMHFGIVDSENHESWTYFMSKLKEVIGEVDDLAFVFDRHANITHALDIIFPDAYHGACYHHISMNVIAEFKTDHCHKEMYNVTCAFRKSEFHTHFNKIKSKDPPIAQYLEGIGFDKWPQAYSLGKMRESSEKTTTTLALTYESDLVDMAEKDRFLIPYAVEFHVLDDELNGEVDLLNKTCTCDYYKIKTWRSSYIETIYPCGNKKEWIVPHDIKIMKVRTPAQKNLVGRPKKKQGRPKKKCHPSNGEKLIVERKCSTCGGRGHNGATCKVRV